A genomic region of Danio aesculapii chromosome 21, fDanAes4.1, whole genome shotgun sequence contains the following coding sequences:
- the pde6b gene encoding rod cGMP-specific 3',5'-cyclic phosphodiesterase subunit beta isoform X1: MSVKKEDVEKFLDGNPDFAKTYFDKKLKPGAVASIMRVPESKVDMDSFKEIVSVEEGAIFYDLITDMQENVNMEKVIFKILKRISALIHADRCSLFMYRQRNGIAELATRLFNVNKDSELDDCVVAPDSEIVFPLDIGIVGHVAQTKKHVNVKDVTQDSHFSTFVDELTEYTTRNLLAAPIMNGKDVVAVIMAVNKTSGPHFTDDDMDLFLKYLKVGSLNLKIFHLSYLHNCETRKGQLLLWSANKVFEELTDIERQFHKALYTVRAYLNCDRYSVGLLDMTKEKEFFDIWPVLMGEQPPYGGPVTPDGREIIFYKVIDYILHGKEDIKVIPNPAADHWALASGLPTYVAESGFICNIMNAASEEMFNFQTEALDDSGWTIKNVLSLPIVNKKEEIVGVATFYNRKDGKPFDDHDEQLMEALTQFLGWSALNTDTYDKMNKLENRKDIAQDMVLYHVKCRDDEIQDILKTREYFDREPRDCEEEELLEILKKELPGPKKFEIYAFHFSDFDCTELQLVMCGIQMYYEVGVVKKFQVPQEVLVRFMYSVSKGYRRITYHNWRHGFNVGQTMFTLLTTGKLKQYYTDLEVMAMITAGFLHDIDHRGTNNLYQVKSQNPLAKLHGSSILERHHLEFGKFLLGEESLNIFQNLNRRQTEHVFHLIDIAIIATDLALYFKKRTMFQKIVDLSETYEERKKWIDFMSLETTRKEIVMAMMMTACDLSAITKPWEVQSKVALSVAAEFWEQGDLERTVLEQQPIPMMDRNKAAELPKLQCGFIDFVCTFVYKEFSRFHPEIKPMFDGILNNRMHWKERQEEYEAKLKAMEEAVKARQEAAAKNAANSNSTGGSGSGSKTCSIC; encoded by the exons ATGAGCGTCAAAAAAGAAGATGTGGAGAAGTTCCTGGATGGAAATCCAGATTTCGCCAAAACCTATTTTGACAAGAAGCTCAAACCTGGTGCTGTGGCCTCAATCATGCGAGTGCCCGAGTCTAAAGTGGACATGGACAGTTTTAAGGAGATCGTCTCGGTGGAAGAGGGAGCCATTTTCTACGATCTCATCACAGACATGCAGGAGAACGTCAACATGGAGAAGGTGATTTTTAAGATTTTGAAGAGGATCAGCGCTCTGATTCATGCGGATCGCTGCAGCCTCTTCATGTATCGGCAGAGAAACGGAATTGCCGAATTGGCCACGCGTCTCTTCAATGTTAATAAAGACTCAGAGCTGGATGATTGCGTGGTAGCTCCAGACTCTGAGATCGTCTTCCCTCTGGATATCGGGATAGTTGGACATGTGGCTCAGACCAAGAAACACGTCAATGTGAAGGACGTTACACAG GACAGTCACTTCAGCACATTCGTTGATGAGCTTACTGAATACACCACACGCAACCTCCTGGCTGCACCCATCATGAATGGAAAAGATGTAGTAGCCGTGATCATGGCAGTCAACAAGACCTCCGGACCCCATTTCACAGATGATGATATGGAT CTTTTTTTAAAGTATCTCAAAGTTGGCTCTCTGAACCTGAAGATTTTTCATCTGAGCTACCTTCACAACTGTGAGACGCGTAAAGGACAG CTGCTGTTATGGTCGGCTAACAAGGTGTTTGAAGAGCTCACGGATATTGAACGACAGTTTCACAAAGCTTTGTACACAGTGCGAGCTTACCTCAACTGTGACAGGTACTCTGTGGGCCTGCTGGACATGACCAAGGAAAAG GAGTTCTTTGATATTTGGCCCGTGCTGATGGGGGAGCAGCCACCTTACGGTGGCCCTGTAACTCCAGATGGAAGA GAAATCATTTTCTACAAAGTTATCGATTATATTTTGCATGGAAAAGAGGACATCAAGGTCATACC AAATCCAGCTGCAGATCATTGGGCTTTGGCTAGTGGATTACCCACATATGTAGCAGAGAGTGGATTT ATTTGCAACATCATGAATGCAGCATCAGAAGAAATGTTCAACTTTCAG ACAGAGGCTCTGGATGATAGTGGATGGACCATCAAGAACGTTCTCTCCCTGCCAATTGTcaacaaaaaagaagaaattgTTGGCGTCGCAACTTTCTACAACAGGAAGGATGGCAAACCTTTTGACGACCATGATGAGCAACTCATGGAG GCCTTGACACAGTTTTTAGGCTGGTCGGCACTCAACACAGACACCTACGACAAAATGAACAAGCTGGAGAACAGGAAAGATATTGCCCAGGACATGGTGCTGTACCACGTCAAATGTCGAGATGATGAGATTCAAGATATCCTT AAAACAAGAGAATATTTTGACAGGGAGCCAAGAGACTGCGAGGAGGAGGAGCTTTTGGAGATTCTG AAAAAAGAGCTGCCCGGCCCCAAGAAGTTTGAGATCTACGCCTTccatttttcagattttgactGCACTGAACTCCAGCTTGTTATGTGTGGCATCCAGATGTACTATGAAGTTGGAGTGGTTAAAAAGTTCCAGGTCCCTCAGGAG GTTTTGGTGAGATTCATGTACTCTGTCAGCAAAGGTTACAGGAGAATCACCTACCACAACTGGCGCCATGGCTTCAATGTTGGACAAACCATGTTCACTTTACTCACG ACAGGCAAACTGAAGCAGTATTACACCGATTTGGAGGTGATGGCCATGATCACTGCTGGTTTCTTGCACGATATCGACCACAGAGGCACAAATAATCTCTACCAAGTGAA GTCCCAAAATCCTCTAGCCAAGCTGCATGGATCCTCCATTCTAGAAAGGCATCACTTGGAATTCGGCAAATTCTTGTTAGGCGAAGAG TCGTTAAACATCTTCCAGAACCTCAACAGAAGACAAACAGAACATGTCTTCCACCTCATTGATATTGCCATTATTGCAACTGACCTTGCCTTGTACTTCAA AAAGAGGACAATGTTTCAGAAGATCGTGGATCTCTCTGAAACatatgaagaaagaaagaaatggataGACTTCATGTCACTGGAAACAACAAGGAAAGAAATTGTAAT GGCCATGATGATGACAGCGTGTGATCTCTCAGCTATCACAAAGCCATGGGAGGTGCAGAGCAAG GTTGCCCTCTCTGTAGCAGCTGAATTCTGGGAACAGGGTGACCTTGAGAGGACTGTTCTTGAGCAGCAGCCTATT cccATGATGGACAGAAACAAAGCTGCAGAGCTGCCGAAGCTTCAGTGTGGTTTTATTGACTTCGTCTGTACTTTTGTCTATAAG GAGTTTTCCCGTTTCCATCCTGAAATCAAGCCCATGTTTGATGGTATTCTAAATAACCGGATGCATTGGAAAGAGAGGCAGGAAGAATATGAGGCAAAACTTAAGGCAATGGAAGAGGCCGTCAAAGCCAGACAGGAAGCAGCTGCCAAAAATG
- the pde6b gene encoding rod cGMP-specific 3',5'-cyclic phosphodiesterase subunit beta isoform X2 produces the protein MSVKKEDVEKFLDGNPDFAKTYFDKKLKPGAVASIMRVPESKVDMDSFKEIVSVEEGAIFYDLITDMQENVNMEKVIFKILKRISALIHADRCSLFMYRQRNGIAELATRLFNVNKDSELDDCVVAPDSEIVFPLDIGIVGHVAQTKKHVNVKDVTQDSHFSTFVDELTEYTTRNLLAAPIMNGKDVVAVIMAVNKTSGPHFTDDDMDLFLKYLKVGSLNLKIFHLSYLHNCETRKGQLLLWSANKVFEELTDIERQFHKALYTVRAYLNCDRYSVGLLDMTKEKEFFDIWPVLMGEQPPYGGPVTPDGREIIFYKVIDYILHGKEDIKVIPNPAADHWALASGLPTYVAESGFICNIMNAASEEMFNFQTEALDDSGWTIKNVLSLPIVNKKEEIVGVATFYNRKDGKPFDDHDEQLMEALTQFLGWSALNTDTYDKMNKLENRKDIAQDMVLYHVKCRDDEIQDILKTREYFDREPRDCEEEELLEILKKELPGPKKFEIYAFHFSDFDCTELQLVMCGIQMYYEVGVVKKFQVPQEVLVRFMYSVSKGYRRITYHNWRHGFNVGQTMFTLLTTGKLKQYYTDLEVMAMITAGFLHDIDHRGTNNLYQVKSQNPLAKLHGSSILERHHLEFGKFLLGEESLNIFQNLNRRQTEHVFHLIDIAIIATDLALYFKKRTMFQKIVDLSETYEERKKWIDFMSLETTRKEIVMAMMMTACDLSAITKPWEVQSKVALSVAAEFWEQGDLERTVLEQQPIPMMDRNKAAELPKLQCGFIDFVCTFVYKEFSRFHPEIKPMFDGILNNRMHWKERQEEYEAKLKAMEAGSGSKTCSIC, from the exons ATGAGCGTCAAAAAAGAAGATGTGGAGAAGTTCCTGGATGGAAATCCAGATTTCGCCAAAACCTATTTTGACAAGAAGCTCAAACCTGGTGCTGTGGCCTCAATCATGCGAGTGCCCGAGTCTAAAGTGGACATGGACAGTTTTAAGGAGATCGTCTCGGTGGAAGAGGGAGCCATTTTCTACGATCTCATCACAGACATGCAGGAGAACGTCAACATGGAGAAGGTGATTTTTAAGATTTTGAAGAGGATCAGCGCTCTGATTCATGCGGATCGCTGCAGCCTCTTCATGTATCGGCAGAGAAACGGAATTGCCGAATTGGCCACGCGTCTCTTCAATGTTAATAAAGACTCAGAGCTGGATGATTGCGTGGTAGCTCCAGACTCTGAGATCGTCTTCCCTCTGGATATCGGGATAGTTGGACATGTGGCTCAGACCAAGAAACACGTCAATGTGAAGGACGTTACACAG GACAGTCACTTCAGCACATTCGTTGATGAGCTTACTGAATACACCACACGCAACCTCCTGGCTGCACCCATCATGAATGGAAAAGATGTAGTAGCCGTGATCATGGCAGTCAACAAGACCTCCGGACCCCATTTCACAGATGATGATATGGAT CTTTTTTTAAAGTATCTCAAAGTTGGCTCTCTGAACCTGAAGATTTTTCATCTGAGCTACCTTCACAACTGTGAGACGCGTAAAGGACAG CTGCTGTTATGGTCGGCTAACAAGGTGTTTGAAGAGCTCACGGATATTGAACGACAGTTTCACAAAGCTTTGTACACAGTGCGAGCTTACCTCAACTGTGACAGGTACTCTGTGGGCCTGCTGGACATGACCAAGGAAAAG GAGTTCTTTGATATTTGGCCCGTGCTGATGGGGGAGCAGCCACCTTACGGTGGCCCTGTAACTCCAGATGGAAGA GAAATCATTTTCTACAAAGTTATCGATTATATTTTGCATGGAAAAGAGGACATCAAGGTCATACC AAATCCAGCTGCAGATCATTGGGCTTTGGCTAGTGGATTACCCACATATGTAGCAGAGAGTGGATTT ATTTGCAACATCATGAATGCAGCATCAGAAGAAATGTTCAACTTTCAG ACAGAGGCTCTGGATGATAGTGGATGGACCATCAAGAACGTTCTCTCCCTGCCAATTGTcaacaaaaaagaagaaattgTTGGCGTCGCAACTTTCTACAACAGGAAGGATGGCAAACCTTTTGACGACCATGATGAGCAACTCATGGAG GCCTTGACACAGTTTTTAGGCTGGTCGGCACTCAACACAGACACCTACGACAAAATGAACAAGCTGGAGAACAGGAAAGATATTGCCCAGGACATGGTGCTGTACCACGTCAAATGTCGAGATGATGAGATTCAAGATATCCTT AAAACAAGAGAATATTTTGACAGGGAGCCAAGAGACTGCGAGGAGGAGGAGCTTTTGGAGATTCTG AAAAAAGAGCTGCCCGGCCCCAAGAAGTTTGAGATCTACGCCTTccatttttcagattttgactGCACTGAACTCCAGCTTGTTATGTGTGGCATCCAGATGTACTATGAAGTTGGAGTGGTTAAAAAGTTCCAGGTCCCTCAGGAG GTTTTGGTGAGATTCATGTACTCTGTCAGCAAAGGTTACAGGAGAATCACCTACCACAACTGGCGCCATGGCTTCAATGTTGGACAAACCATGTTCACTTTACTCACG ACAGGCAAACTGAAGCAGTATTACACCGATTTGGAGGTGATGGCCATGATCACTGCTGGTTTCTTGCACGATATCGACCACAGAGGCACAAATAATCTCTACCAAGTGAA GTCCCAAAATCCTCTAGCCAAGCTGCATGGATCCTCCATTCTAGAAAGGCATCACTTGGAATTCGGCAAATTCTTGTTAGGCGAAGAG TCGTTAAACATCTTCCAGAACCTCAACAGAAGACAAACAGAACATGTCTTCCACCTCATTGATATTGCCATTATTGCAACTGACCTTGCCTTGTACTTCAA AAAGAGGACAATGTTTCAGAAGATCGTGGATCTCTCTGAAACatatgaagaaagaaagaaatggataGACTTCATGTCACTGGAAACAACAAGGAAAGAAATTGTAAT GGCCATGATGATGACAGCGTGTGATCTCTCAGCTATCACAAAGCCATGGGAGGTGCAGAGCAAG GTTGCCCTCTCTGTAGCAGCTGAATTCTGGGAACAGGGTGACCTTGAGAGGACTGTTCTTGAGCAGCAGCCTATT cccATGATGGACAGAAACAAAGCTGCAGAGCTGCCGAAGCTTCAGTGTGGTTTTATTGACTTCGTCTGTACTTTTGTCTATAAG GAGTTTTCCCGTTTCCATCCTGAAATCAAGCCCATGTTTGATGGTATTCTAAATAACCGGATGCATTGGAAAGAGAGGCAGGAAGAATATGAGGCAAAACTTAAGGCAATGGAAG
- the rbp4l gene encoding retinol binding protein 4, like, with the protein MGYYKFALLVVFLSYIERCFSASCVVESFTVKDDFDPKRYAGKWYAQQKKDPEGLFLQDNISAEYTIDDDGTMTASSKGRVTLFGFWVVCADMAAQYSVPDPTTPAKMFMNYQGLASYLSSGGDNYWVIDTDYDNYAITYACRTLKDDGTCDDGYSLVFSRNPRGLPPAIQRLVRQKQDEICMAGQFQPVLQSGAC; encoded by the exons ATGGGATATTACAAGTTTGCCCTGCTGGTGGTTTTCCTGTCATACATTGAGCGCTGCTTTTCTGCCTCCTGCGTTGTGGAGAGTTTTACAGTCAAGGATGACTTTGACCCCAAGAGG TATGCAGGCAAATGGTACGCTCAGCAGAAGAAAGACCCAGAGGGACTCTTCCTCCAGGACAACATCTCTGCCGAATACACCATCGATGATGACGGAACCATGACTGCCTCTTCCAAGGGCCGCGTCACTCTTTTTGG ATTCTGGGTTGTGTGTGCTGACATGGCTGCCCAGTACAGTGTGCCTGACCCTACCACTCCTGCCAAGATGTTCATGAACTACCAAGGCCTAGCAAGCTACCTGTCTAGCGGAG GTGACAACTACTGGGTCATTGACACCGACTATGACAACTATGCCATTACCTATGCTTGCCGCACTCTGAAGGATGATGGCACATGTGATGACGGTTATTCCCTGGTCTTTTCACGTAACCCCCGTGGCCTGCCTCCAGCAATCCAGCGTCTCGTGCGCCAGAAACAAGATGAGATCTGCATGGCTGGTCAGTTCCAGCCCGTGCTGCAGTCTG GTGCTTgctaa
- the slc26a1 gene encoding sulfate anion transporter 1, translating into MGASSLEAMEEDLNSVAVCPLKRRIRQKRGVREIIKTKLQQNLSCSGPKIKSTLTGFFPVVKWLPKYKVKEYIWGDVMSGLIIGIILIPQAIAYCLLAGLDPIYGLYTSFFSNIIYFFMGTSRHVSVGIFSLMSLMVGQVVDREVYLAGFDLNEDSTKNAFGFNDTGETNITAVSLKIMSLNMECGKECYAISIATALTFLAGVYQVLMAFLRLGFVSVYLSSPMLDGFATGASCTILTVQAKYLLGLKIPRHQGYGTVVVTWINIFKNIHKTNFCDLITSSICIIVLLAGKEIQDRYKKILKIPLPTELVVVAVATIVSHFADLNGQFSSSISGAIPTGFIPPKMPSIELMPRIAWDAIPLAVISFAFTVSLSEMFAKKHGYTVRPNQEMIAIGFCNIIPSFFHSFTTSAALAKTMVKDSAGCQTQVSSIVSALVVLLVLLFFAPFFYALQKCVLACIIIVSLKGALRKFRDVPKQWRESKIEAIVWLVTMSSTALISVELGLVIGVIFSMICVVVQTQNPKVSLLGQIEQTNDYEDMEEYDNLSPVPNVKIFRFQAPLFYANKDFFLKSLYKATKLEPFLELTRRRKLEKKARAKAEKKTDGVDQTNGDVGICLISKDVGFHTIILDCSCISMIDTTAVSTFKTIFKDYKEVGVNVILACCNTTVIDSLRKGFFFGAGDKNMERLLFHTIHSAVCFATSLTQPVNDSSV; encoded by the exons ATGGGTGCTTCATCATTGGAAGCCATGGAGGAGGACCTAAACTCTGTGGCTGTGTGTCCGCTAAAGCGCAGAATACGGCAGAAAAGAGGAGTTCGTGAGATTATCAAGACCAAGCTACAGCAAAACCTCTCCTGCTCGGGACCTAAAATAAAGAGCACTCTAACAGGATTTTTCCCTGTGGTTAAATGGCTTCCGAAGTACAAGGTAAAGGAGTACATCTGGGGAGATGTGATGTCTGGGCTCATAATTGGCATCATATTGATCCCTCAAGCCATTGCATACTGCCTTCTGGCCGGCTTGGATCCTATCTATGGCTTGTACACGTCGTTTTTTTCCAACATCATATACTTTTTTATGGGAACATCAAGACATGTTTCTGTGGGGATCTTCAGCCTCATGAGTCTAATGGTTGGACAAGTTGTGGACCGTGAGGTTTACCTTGCAGGCTTTGATTTAAACGAAGACAGTACAAAAAATGCATTTGGGTTTAATGACACTGGGGAAACCAACATCACTGCTGTCAGCTTGAAGATCATGTCGCTGAATATGGAATGTGGAAAGGAATGCTACGCCATTAGCATCGCTACAGCTTTAACATTTCTTGCTGGAGTCTACCAG GTGCTGATGGCTTTTCTTAGGCTTGGGTTTGTCTCTGTTTATCTCTCTTCACCTATGCTTGATGGCTTTGCCACCGGGGCATCTTGCACTATTCTCACCGTCCAGGCTAAATACCTGCTTGGTCTTAAGATCCCTCGACACCAAGGCTACGGCACTGTGGTGGTCACTTGGATCAACATCTTCAAGAACATCCACAAAACCAACTTCTGTGACTTGATAACAAGTTCCATTTGCATCATAGTACTGCTTGCAGGAAAAGAGATCCAGGATCGCTACAAAAAGATTTTAAAGATACCACTGCCTACAGAATTGGTGGTAGTAGCAGTTGCCACAATAGTTTCCCACTTTGCTGATCTAAATGGTCAGTTTAGTTCCAGTATCTCAGGTGCCATTCCAACTGGTTTCATTCCTCCAAAAATGCCAAGCATTGAACTTATGCCAAGGATAGCATGGGATGCCATTCCATTGGCGGTCATTAGTTTTGCATTTACGGTTTCTCTATCAGAGATGTTTGCTAAAAAGCATGGCTACACGGTTAGACCCAATCAAGAAATGATAGCGATTGGGTTCTGCAACATAATCCCTTCATTTTTTCATTCGTTCACAACAAGTGCCGCTCTTGCAAAAACCATGGTGAAGGACTCGGCAGGTTGCCAGACTCAGGTCTCCAGCATAGTGAGTGCCTTAGTGGTTCTTCTGGTCCTCCTCTTCTTTGCACCATTTTTCTACGCCCTGCAGAAGTGTGTACTCGCCTGCATCATTATCGTCAGTCTAAAAGGTGCACTACGCAAATTTAGAGACGTCCCCAAGCAGTGGCGTGAGAGCAAGATTGAGGCAATTGTCTGGCTAGTTACAATGAGCTCAACTGCTTTAATTAGCGTGGAGCTAGGGTTGGTAATCGGGGTGATTTTCTCAATGATCTGTGTTGTGGTCCAGACTCAGAATCCGAAAGTTTCATTATTGGGGCAAATTGAGCAAACTAATGACTACGAGGACATGGAAGAGTATGACAATCTTTCCCCTGTTCCAAACGTGAAGATCTTTCGTTTCCAGGCCCCTCTTTTTTATGCCAACAAAGACTTCTTTTTGAAATCGTTATACAAGGCAACCAAACTTGAGCCATTCCTTGAACTTACTCGCAGAAGAAAGCTGGAGAAAAAAGCCAGGGCTAAGGCTGAGAAGAAGACTGATGGAGTAGATCAAACAAATGGAGATGTCGGCATTTGTTTGATTTCTAAAGATGTGGGTTTTCATACAATCATCTTGGATTGCTCGTGCATCTCCATGATAGACACGACAGCAGTGAGCACCTTCAAAACCATTTTTAAAGACTACAAAGAAGTTGGTGTGAATGTAATTCTAGCTTGCTGTAACACCACAGTCATTGATTCTTTAAGAAAAGGCTTTTTCTTTGGGGCTGGTGACAAAAACATGGAAAGACTGCTATTTCATACCATCCACAGTGCTGTTTGTTTTGCTACTAGTTTGACACAACCGGTTAATGACTCTTCTGTGTAA